GCAAGCCTAGGCACCGTGTGGAAAACTTTAAGGAGATTCTAAACTGGCTGGATAGATATGTATAAGCGGGTTAGAGTTACTCTGGACAACGGCGACGTCTTTGAAGGCGTTTTGATTCCTCCGACGCAGTTCAGCGACCCAGACATCGTCGTATTGAAGCTGAGGAACGGCTACAACGTCGGCTTCAAGAAGGGGAGAATCAAGGAGCTGGTCGAGCTGGGCGAAGTGGCGCCGCCTCCCACAGCGCAGCCGGCGCCGAGGGGCGGCGGAGGGGAGATCTGGCTACTCGCGACGGGCGGCACGATTCTCTCTAGGGTTGACTACGTCACGGGAGGGGTCTACCCAACTCTCAGCGTGGACTACCTCATAGAGATCCTCGGCGGCTTGGAGGTTCCGATTGAGGTGGAGGAGGTGACGGCGAAGTTCAGCGAGGACATGACGCCGGGGCTCTGGTCTCTCGTCGCCGCAAGGATAGGGGAGGCTTTCCAGAGAGGGGCCCGGGGAGTCGTGGTTATGCACGGTACCGACACAATGCATTACACCGCGGCGGCCATGGCCTTCGCATTCAGGAGGGCTCCCGGCCCTGTGGTGTTTGTGGGGGCGCAGAGGTCGAGCGATAGGCCCTCTACAGACGCCGTGCTGAACCTCAAGGCGGCGATAGCAGTAGCGGCCAGGGCGCCGTTTGCCGAGTCTGTCGTGGCGATGCACAAGTCAAGTAGCGACTCGGCGGTGGCCATCCACAGGGGGACGAGGGTGAGGAAGATGCACACCTCGCGCAGGGACGCGTTTCAGTCGATAAACGCCGCCCCCATTGCGGAGTACTACCCGGATAAGGACGTGTTGCAGATAAACACGACCGACTACAAGGAGCGGGGCGGGCTGGAGTACACGACGAAATTCGACGAGGCGGTTGCTCTAGTTAAGTTCTACCCCGGGATGCACCCGCGCCTCCTAGAGGTGTTGCTTGAAATCGGGGTGAGGGGCGTGGTGATCGAGGGGACGGGCTTCGGCCACGTCGGCGAGTACCTACTGCCAGCTGTCAAGAAACTAATAGACGCAGGCGTCGTGGTGGCGATGACGAGCCAGACTCTATTCGGCAGGGTGAACCTCTATGTGTATAGGAGGGGAAGGGAGTTGCTCTCCATGGGTGTCGTGCCTCTAGAGGATATGTTGCCAGAGGCGGCCTATGCCAAGATGTCGTGGGCCTTGGCCAACTTCAAGAGGGAAGAAGTGGCGCGGATACTGGCGACGCCCGTAGCATACGAGATAAGTCCCAGATCTGATCCCACTGTGTTCGGGGCTTTATGAGCGATGTCCTATCCGTAGTTGATACTTTATGCAAGACGCCGCGCGTCGGGTGGTTGCAGAGGGGCGTCTCAAACGCCGAAAGCGTGTGCGAGCACGTCATGCTGGTGACCCTGCTCGCCGGGGAAATCGCGGCGCAACTAAACGCAGAGGGGGTTGAGGTGGATTTGACAAAGGTGTTGGCGGTGGCGGCTGTGCACGACTTGGCCGAGTCCATACTGGGACACCCTGGCCG
The sequence above is drawn from the Pyrobaculum ferrireducens genome and encodes:
- the gatD gene encoding Glu-tRNA(Gln) amidotransferase subunit GatD yields the protein MYKRVRVTLDNGDVFEGVLIPPTQFSDPDIVVLKLRNGYNVGFKKGRIKELVELGEVAPPPTAQPAPRGGGGEIWLLATGGTILSRVDYVTGGVYPTLSVDYLIEILGGLEVPIEVEEVTAKFSEDMTPGLWSLVAARIGEAFQRGARGVVVMHGTDTMHYTAAAMAFAFRRAPGPVVFVGAQRSSDRPSTDAVLNLKAAIAVAARAPFAESVVAMHKSSSDSAVAIHRGTRVRKMHTSRRDAFQSINAAPIAEYYPDKDVLQINTTDYKERGGLEYTTKFDEAVALVKFYPGMHPRLLEVLLEIGVRGVVIEGTGFGHVGEYLLPAVKKLIDAGVVVAMTSQTLFGRVNLYVYRRGRELLSMGVVPLEDMLPEAAYAKMSWALANFKREEVARILATPVAYEISPRSDPTVFGAL